The Spirosoma sp. SC4-14 DNA window GGCCTGCCCGATTCCTGTTCGGACCATTGGCCGAAGCCGTTGTTTTTGCCATGCTGGCATCGTATGTGCTCTCACGTACGCTGGTGCCAACCCTGGCCGATCTGATGCTGCGGGGGGAGTTGCACGGGGCAGAAAGCGAAGGGCAAGGGGCTAGGAAAACATCCTTTTTCGGGCAGTTTTATAATGCCTTCAATGCGGGTTTCGACCGCTTTCAGGTTCGCTATATGAATGCGCTGGAGTGGGTATTGGCCCATCGTCGGGTCGTACTGGCCTTGTTTGTGGGAGTCATTGCTTTTACGGCGGTATTGTTGCCCTTTGTTGGTCGTGATTTTTTCCCCCGAGTCGATGCGGGGCAGATTAAACTGCACCTTCGGGCACCTGCCGGAACGCGCCTTGAAGAGTCGGAACGGTTAGCAGCACAAACTGCCGAAATTGTTCGGGAAATTATTCCAGAGCATGAGGTGGGCTCAATTATCAGTAATATCGGCCTAACGCCCGAACGCTATAACTTCATTTTTACCGATAATTCATCGGCTGGCGCGCTGGATGCCGAATTGCTGATTTCGCTGAGCGAAGAACGCTCACACCCGACGGATGATTATGTGCGGGAGATACGCTCGCGGTTGCGCGAAGAAATGCCCGATATGACCTACTTTTTCCTGCCTGCCGATATTGTTAGTCAGATTCTGAACTTTGGACTTACCTCCGCAATTGATATACAGATTTCGGGTTTTGACCGGGCCAACAACCTCAACGTGGCTCGCCAACTACGGGAAAGAATCGCTCAGATTCCGGGTGCCGTCGATGTGCACCTGCATCAGGTGCTCGATGCTCCCGAACTATTCCTCGACATTGACCGTGAACGGGCCGGACAGTTCGGTCTGACCGAGCAGCGGGTGGCCTCAAATCTGAATATTTCGCTGAGCGGAACTGGCCAAACCCGTCCAAACTTCTGGCCCGATCCGAACACGGGGTTTCCGTATCTGGTTGCCGTTCAGACTCCGCCTTATAAGCTCGATTCGTATGAAAAATTGTTGAGTACGCCCATTGTGCCGGGGCAGGTGACTCCTCAGTTGCTCAGCAATGTAACAACGGTGAAACGCACCTTTGCCCCCGTCATTATCAACCGGGTGAATACACAGCCGACCTACGATGTCTATGCGTCCGTCGAAAAAACAGATCTTGGCTCGGTAGCAAAAGAGCTGGAGAAACTTACTGCGGAGTACAAAACGCAACTTAAGCCCGGTAATGTGATTTCGATTCGTGGGCAGGTGGAGAGTATGGAAAGTGCCTTCAACCGGCTCGGACTGGGTATTGTGTTTGCGGCTTTGTTTGTGTACTTGCTCATGGTGGTCAACTTTCAGTCGTTCCGCTATCCGTTTATCATCATTACAGCGCTGCCGGGGGCTTTGTGCGGTATGGTCTGGATGCTGTTTCTGACCGGAACTACCTTTAGTATTCCATCGCTGATGGGAGCTATTATGAGCGTCGGTGTAGCTACGGCCAATAGTATTCTGCTTGTTAGCTTTGCAAAAGATCATTTGCCTGAGGTTGGCGGAAATGCTTATGCTGCGGCTCTGGAAGCTGGCCGGACCCGTCTACGACCGATTCTGATGACGGCTATTGCCATGATTATCGGCATGTTACCAATGTCGTTGGGTTTGGGCGAGGGGGGCGAACAAAATGCTCCGCTCGGTCGGGCAGTTATTGGCGGACTGATTCTGGCGACCTTTACGACGCTGTTGTTTGTACCGGTCGTATTCAGTTATCTGGCCCGAAAATCGACAAAACACCAACCTGTAGACGTGCAGTTATGAGCCTGATTTATCACGTTGTTCCGGCAAAAGACTGGGCCAGGTTTGAAACGGCACCGATGTATGAAGCCAACAGTCTTCAGAACGAAGGCTTTATCCACTTATCGACTGAAAGCCAGGTTGCAGGCGTGTTGGAGCGATACTATCAGAATGCCACTGATTTATTGCTTCTGCACGTTGACCCGGCCCGACTGACGAGCGAGTTGAGGTATGAAGTTGCAACAAACAATGAGCTATTTCCCCATTTATATGGACCCTTGAATAAAGACGCCATTGTTCGTATCGAGTCAATAAACTAATTATCTATTAATCAACCTGTATGAAAGCGTTTCGAGTCATCATCCCTGTGTTGCTGCTGATCGCCTTGTTCGTGTTTGCTGGCGTTTTACCGCGCCTGAAAAACAATCAGGAACTACAAGCTGCGGCACGCGAAGAAAGCAGCCGGGAACCTATCGTGAATGTGGTTCCGCTGAAACACTCTGCCGACACAACCGGCCTGACCTTGCCCGGTCAGATTCAGCCGTATCGGCAAACTCCGTTATATGCCCGTACGCAGGGTTTTTTGCGTCGGTGGTATGTCGACATTGGCGCTCAGGTAAAAGAAGGGCAGGTGCTGGCTACAATCGACGCCCCCGAACTCGATCAGGAAATTGCCCGTGCCAAAGCCGATCAGCAACTGGCGCAAACCAATCTGGAGCGTTTGCAGAGCGTTCAGCTTCCGGGGGCGGTTGCCAAACAGGATATCGATACCCGCCAGTCGGCAGTGGCGGTGGCTCGGGCAGCGTTGGGGCGCCTGCAGGCATTGAAAGATTTGCAGCAGATTCGGGCACCCTTCAGCGGAATCATTACCAGCCGTACTGCCGAGAATGGCACACTGGTGTCGCCCGGCTCTGGCCAGCCACTCTTCACAATTTCCGAAATAGGAATGCTCCGTGTTTTTGTGGATGTTCCTCAGACCTATTTTCGCTATATCAAAGTCGGATTGCCCGCTACCATTGTTGTTCCCGAGCTAAAAAATCGGACCTTTACGGGAAAAGTTGTACGAACATCGGGAACGCTACGCAGCGATTCGCGGACCTTACTGACCGAAGTCGCTATTCCGAATCCTAAAGGTGAATTACCATCAGGATTATATAGCCAGGTTAAATTTAATATGGTAGCGGCCAGTGCGCCGGTGCTGATTCCTGCCAACGCATTACAAATGACTTCTGAAGGACCACGCGTTGTGGTTGTCGAAGCCGATCAACGGGTTCGGTTTGTTCCGATTACGCTTGGTCGTGATTATGGAACAACGATAGAAGCCTCCACGGGCTTAACCGGTCTGGAGCATGTTGTAACTAACCCTAATGATCGTTTACGCGATGGACAGAAAGTCCGTTTCCGAAAGCCTGTTATTGAAAAAACCGTTGCCCAGCGATGAATAAATGTATAGTCTATAGTTTCCTGTTACTAATTTCCTGTAGTGTATCAAAGGCCCAGACAACACCGCTCAATGCGCCGGGAGGATCGGTAACCGTACAGCCGGGCGCATTGCCTGGTGGTGCTACCGGAACGGTTCAGGCACAACCACCGTCTGCCAGCGGTGCCACAGCTCCTGTTTCGACATTGAATGCATTGCCAACCCCTAATGGTCAGACACCTGCACTGACTATTAGCGGTTTTCGGCGTTTTAATGACCCCATGCTCGAATCGCTGATTCAACTGGGGTTAGCGAATAGCCCTAATCTGAAAGCAGCACTTAGCCGACTGGAAGAATCCCGAATTCGGGTAAAGATAGCGCAATCATACCTGTCGCCGTCGCTACGGAGCTCGTTGCTCGTAACGTCGCAAAGTCTTTCAGAACATCGTCCATTGGCAGTAGCAACGGCTGTGCCGGATCGGATTCCTCGCTTTCAGTTGAATACGCTGCAACTGCTGCCAATTGATGCCAGCTACGAACTGGATCTGTTCAAACGGATTCGGAATGGCATTGCCGTTGCCGATTTGCAGGCCCAGGCCAACGAAGCCGATTATCAATCGTTTCGGCTCACACTGGCTTCCGACATTGCCCGTACGTACATGCTCATCCGGGGAAATGATGCCGAACAGACTGTTTTTCGTCGGAACATTCAATCGCGCGATACGACACTGTCGATTATTCGTGAGCGTTTCCGGGTTGGACTGATCAACCAGATTGATGTGCAGCGGGCCGAAACCGACTATGCTGGTTTACAGGTAACGCTTAAAGGGCTGGAGCGGGCTCGCACCGAACTGGTCAATGCCCTGGCCCAACTGTGCGCGCAGGACCCAGCTCAATTTTCGGTACCAATGGGCGCGTTGCCAGCCGATGTGCCGTCCTATCCATATGCAACAGTTGCAGTTGAACAGCTCCAGCGTCGACCCGACCTGCTTCAGTATGTTCGCCAGAATCAGGTTGCGGCAGCGCAGGTTACCCTTCA harbors:
- a CDS encoding efflux RND transporter periplasmic adaptor subunit; amino-acid sequence: MKAFRVIIPVLLLIALFVFAGVLPRLKNNQELQAAAREESSREPIVNVVPLKHSADTTGLTLPGQIQPYRQTPLYARTQGFLRRWYVDIGAQVKEGQVLATIDAPELDQEIARAKADQQLAQTNLERLQSVQLPGAVAKQDIDTRQSAVAVARAALGRLQALKDLQQIRAPFSGIITSRTAENGTLVSPGSGQPLFTISEIGMLRVFVDVPQTYFRYIKVGLPATIVVPELKNRTFTGKVVRTSGTLRSDSRTLLTEVAIPNPKGELPSGLYSQVKFNMVAASAPVLIPANALQMTSEGPRVVVVEADQRVRFVPITLGRDYGTTIEASTGLTGLEHVVTNPNDRLRDGQKVRFRKPVIEKTVAQR
- a CDS encoding TolC family protein, which encodes MNKCIVYSFLLLISCSVSKAQTTPLNAPGGSVTVQPGALPGGATGTVQAQPPSASGATAPVSTLNALPTPNGQTPALTISGFRRFNDPMLESLIQLGLANSPNLKAALSRLEESRIRVKIAQSYLSPSLRSSLLVTSQSLSEHRPLAVATAVPDRIPRFQLNTLQLLPIDASYELDLFKRIRNGIAVADLQAQANEADYQSFRLTLASDIARTYMLIRGNDAEQTVFRRNIQSRDTTLSIIRERFRVGLINQIDVQRAETDYAGLQVTLKGLERARTELVNALAQLCAQDPAQFSVPMGALPADVPSYPYATVAVEQLQRRPDLLQYVRQNQVAAAQVTLQQSSTLPRVNLVGSGGILSGRLGPWFTPSSATYIVGLNASVPLYEGHRAKQTIALSKQLAQTSQQTYQQALQLAQRDAETALDNLTLLRQQIDLQGQTLSLARRTEQYNRELYVRGLATYLEVLDAQRTILATEQQLVQLRSQETQYAVALLRAVGGDW
- a CDS encoding DUF952 domain-containing protein, with amino-acid sequence MSLIYHVVPAKDWARFETAPMYEANSLQNEGFIHLSTESQVAGVLERYYQNATDLLLLHVDPARLTSELRYEVATNNELFPHLYGPLNKDAIVRIESIN
- a CDS encoding efflux RND transporter permease subunit, translated to MWIVRLALEKKYTIAVMALLILIMGGLSVSQMPTDIFPKINIPVVTVLWGYNGLSTNEMEKMITNFSETAIINNVSDIQRLESQTYNGTAMLKIYFQPTVKIEEAIAQVTAISQTILVRMPPGTQPPLIVRYNATDVPVLQLGLSSDSLTESQITDYSQTRVRPQISTVPGSRLSLPFGGKTRQIMVDLEPDQLIAFNVTPEEVTNAVTAQNLTLPSGSLRLGEREYNVRLNSKPDVITVLNDIPIKNIGGTTVHMRDVANVHDGAAVQANIVKQDGSKGVLMSIVKTGNASTTQIVDKIRNQILPTVRAAAPSNLRIQELFDQSVFVRASIKGVLIEGLIAALLTAAMILLFLGSWRSTLIVAISIPLSILASLITLYLLGETLNIQTLGGLALAIGILVDDATVTIENIHRNEALGMPLRQAILEGAQQIATPTLVSTLTICIVFTSVLFLEGPARFLFGPLAEAVVFAMLASYVLSRTLVPTLADLMLRGELHGAESEGQGARKTSFFGQFYNAFNAGFDRFQVRYMNALEWVLAHRRVVLALFVGVIAFTAVLLPFVGRDFFPRVDAGQIKLHLRAPAGTRLEESERLAAQTAEIVREIIPEHEVGSIISNIGLTPERYNFIFTDNSSAGALDAELLISLSEERSHPTDDYVREIRSRLREEMPDMTYFFLPADIVSQILNFGLTSAIDIQISGFDRANNLNVARQLRERIAQIPGAVDVHLHQVLDAPELFLDIDRERAGQFGLTEQRVASNLNISLSGTGQTRPNFWPDPNTGFPYLVAVQTPPYKLDSYEKLLSTPIVPGQVTPQLLSNVTTVKRTFAPVIINRVNTQPTYDVYASVEKTDLGSVAKELEKLTAEYKTQLKPGNVISIRGQVESMESAFNRLGLGIVFAALFVYLLMVVNFQSFRYPFIIITALPGALCGMVWMLFLTGTTFSIPSLMGAIMSVGVATANSILLVSFAKDHLPEVGGNAYAAALEAGRTRLRPILMTAIAMIIGMLPMSLGLGEGGEQNAPLGRAVIGGLILATFTTLLFVPVVFSYLARKSTKHQPVDVQL